The Candidatus Nanohalovita haloferacivicina genome has a window encoding:
- a CDS encoding translation initiation factor IF-6, whose translation MELSRYNYLGNSNIGFYATVTNSQAIFPPEFKEKEVFDTEDVDTYVARTRLVGLFTAGNSNSILIPDVTTDIEKKKMDEAGIDYTVIDSEETALGNLVLANDNGAVISRNLEDQKEKIEEALEVDVEVMDIAGTPNPGSCGAANSRGVLLHRDTSEETAEKVKEVLDVEHADIGTVNTGSPFVGAGILTNDNAVVTGQDTSGPEVGRIDRVLVEK comes from the coding sequence ATGGAACTTTCTCGCTACAACTACCTCGGTAACTCAAACATCGGCTTCTACGCCACAGTAACCAACTCTCAAGCAATCTTCCCTCCAGAATTCAAGGAGAAAGAAGTATTCGACACGGAAGATGTAGATACCTATGTAGCGAGAACAAGACTTGTAGGCCTATTCACGGCAGGTAACTCCAACAGCATTCTAATCCCTGACGTAACAACCGACATAGAGAAAAAGAAAATGGACGAAGCAGGAATAGACTACACAGTTATAGACTCAGAGGAAACAGCACTCGGGAACCTGGTGCTCGCAAACGATAACGGCGCAGTAATCAGCCGCAACCTCGAAGACCAGAAAGAAAAAATAGAAGAGGCCCTCGAAGTCGACGTAGAGGTAATGGATATAGCAGGCACACCGAACCCTGGCTCATGCGGAGCAGCAAACAGCAGAGGAGTCCTACTGCACAGAGATACCTCAGAAGAAACAGCTGAAAAGGTAAAAGAAGTACTGGACGTAGAACACGCAGATATTGGAACAGTAAACACAGGATCACCTTTCGTAGGAGCAGGAATCCTCACGAACGACAACGCAGTAGTCACAGGCCAGGACACCTCAGGACCAGAAGTAGGAAGAATCGACCGCGTACTTGTCGAAAAATAG
- a CDS encoding tRNA (cytidine(56)-2'-O)-methyltransferase: MITVLRLGHRRGRDDRISTHVGLTARQWGADRIVYSGEKDTGILDSQRDIIDRWGGDTEVEYTENWKNVIRDFEGLSVHLTMYGEKINERIEGLKKEFAEEEDLLIVVGAEKVPRWVYTHVDYNISVGNQPHSEIAALAVFMDRIQEGRLKEGFEGAEIEVEPTEDRKITRELDEE, translated from the coding sequence ATGATAACAGTTCTCAGATTGGGCCACCGCAGAGGAAGAGATGACAGAATTTCAACTCATGTAGGCCTTACAGCCCGTCAATGGGGGGCAGATAGAATAGTATATTCGGGAGAGAAAGATACCGGTATTCTTGATTCTCAGAGAGATATTATCGATCGCTGGGGCGGAGATACTGAGGTAGAGTACACTGAGAACTGGAAAAATGTTATCAGAGATTTTGAAGGCCTTTCCGTGCATCTGACAATGTACGGCGAAAAGATCAACGAGAGAATCGAGGGCCTGAAGAAGGAGTTTGCTGAAGAAGAGGATCTCTTGATTGTTGTCGGTGCTGAAAAAGTTCCTCGCTGGGTCTACACGCATGTTGACTACAATATTTCTGTAGGGAATCAGCCTCACAGCGAGATTGCGGCCCTGGCGGTTTTCATGGATAGGATTCAGGAAGGCCGATTAAAGGAAGGTTTTGAAGGTGCGGAGATAGAAGTTGAGCCGACTGAAGATAGAAAGATTACTAGAGAGCTTGATGAAGAGTAA
- a CDS encoding AAA family ATPase, which yields MSKGRIIGLISGKGGVGKTSLTVNLGVSLSDFGNEVTIVDADFAASNLGVYLGRYDHPVKIQEVLQGDAEPESAIFRHPTGIKGIVSSNEIDFVEPDISNLREVLETAAEQSDYVLVDCPPGLNSTVENIMMSVDELMIVTMPTQTSGVNAAQIIEKAKELRQPVLGTVVNKVSGDPEIELIDREIEMMTESHILHQIPHDHTMRKSLFESEPLVKHEPLAEAALEIKELAASVGGHEYQRPRFAKLKRKLGNLSGNLN from the coding sequence ATGTCTAAAGGCAGGATAATAGGCCTTATTTCAGGAAAAGGTGGAGTAGGAAAGACCAGCCTAACAGTAAACCTGGGAGTATCCCTAAGCGACTTCGGCAACGAAGTAACTATAGTCGACGCTGACTTCGCAGCTTCTAACCTGGGAGTATACTTGGGCCGATACGACCACCCTGTCAAAATACAGGAAGTTCTACAGGGAGATGCCGAACCAGAATCAGCAATATTCAGACACCCAACAGGCATCAAAGGAATCGTATCATCCAACGAAATAGACTTCGTCGAACCCGACATCTCAAACCTGAGAGAGGTACTGGAAACAGCAGCAGAACAATCAGACTATGTACTTGTAGACTGCCCTCCAGGCCTGAACTCAACAGTAGAAAACATCATGATGTCAGTCGACGAACTAATGATAGTCACAATGCCAACACAGACATCAGGCGTAAACGCAGCACAGATAATCGAAAAAGCCAAAGAACTCAGACAACCAGTACTTGGCACCGTAGTCAACAAAGTATCCGGAGACCCAGAAATCGAACTCATCGACAGAGAAATAGAAATGATGACAGAATCACACATCCTCCACCAGATACCACACGACCACACAATGAGAAAAAGCCTCTTCGAAAGCGAACCACTAGTCAAACACGAACCACTCGCAGAAGCCGCACTCGAAATAAAAGAACTCGCAGCATCAGTAGGAGGCCACGAATACCAGAGGCCCAGATTCGCCAAACTGAAGAGAAAACTTGGCAACCTATCAGGAAACCTAAATTAA
- a CDS encoding glycosyltransferase family 4 protein, which translates to MRVCHYTDCEFLVGGGIEQSFKLQRKALDKAEVNWTPDSAEDFDILHLNTLTPLSIFNMFKANMGGKKVIYHVHSTAEDFEGSFRFSKLLSPVVDYFTRAVYSRADLLLAPSKYTKNILEEKGMQNVEVVSNSYCKDRLEGYDELDSESLRDSYDVDKPVVVNLAAVFERKGVPDFVGAAEEIDNVDFIWFGSQVNSIVQGSKVNSLLSDLPENTQFPGFVEDPREAFAVGDIFFFPSTVEHQPVSLLEALACEMPIVVRDIPQYEGWLEDSKNCIKADSREGFVEAIEELRDDPSLRKKLSENASEQSENHTVSRVGDRLQEVYSDCLN; encoded by the coding sequence GTGAGAGTCTGTCATTATACTGATTGCGAGTTTCTAGTCGGTGGCGGAATTGAGCAGTCGTTTAAGCTGCAGAGAAAAGCATTGGATAAAGCAGAAGTAAATTGGACGCCAGATTCTGCCGAAGATTTTGACATACTGCATTTGAATACGTTAACGCCTCTATCAATTTTCAACATGTTTAAGGCCAATATGGGAGGTAAGAAGGTGATTTACCATGTTCATTCGACGGCTGAGGACTTTGAAGGAAGTTTCAGGTTTTCCAAGTTGCTTTCTCCGGTTGTCGATTACTTTACTAGAGCGGTTTACTCTCGGGCAGATCTGCTTCTAGCACCTTCAAAGTATACCAAGAATATCTTGGAAGAGAAAGGTATGCAAAATGTTGAGGTTGTAAGTAATTCGTATTGCAAGGACAGGTTGGAAGGTTATGATGAACTTGATAGTGAATCTTTGAGAGATAGTTATGATGTTGATAAGCCGGTAGTCGTTAATCTTGCTGCGGTATTTGAGCGTAAAGGCGTGCCAGACTTTGTCGGTGCTGCAGAGGAGATAGATAATGTTGATTTCATCTGGTTTGGATCTCAGGTTAATAGTATTGTTCAAGGTTCAAAGGTGAATTCGCTTCTATCAGATCTTCCTGAAAACACTCAGTTTCCAGGATTCGTTGAGGATCCAAGGGAGGCCTTCGCAGTAGGAGATATCTTCTTTTTTCCCAGCACTGTTGAACATCAGCCTGTTTCCCTACTTGAAGCTCTTGCATGTGAAATGCCGATAGTTGTGCGTGATATTCCTCAGTATGAGGGCTGGCTGGAGGATAGTAAGAACTGTATTAAAGCAGACTCAAGAGAAGGATTTGTAGAGGCCATAGAAGAACTGCGTGATGATCCCTCTCTTCGAAAGAAATTGTCGGAAAACGCCAGTGAACAGTCGGAGAACCACACAGTTTCCCGTGTCGGAGATCGTTTGCAAGAAGTTTACTCGGACTGCCTGAACTGA
- a CDS encoding DNA-binding protein produces the protein MDEDELEKLREQKRNEIEEQQQSEEEALEDQRDQIKQQASKYLTKNAKERMGNIRVAQPDLASSIEMQIARLGRSGRVEKVTDEQLKDILKSFQSEKEKNSSDIKFRR, from the coding sequence ATGGACGAAGACGAGCTGGAGAAACTTCGCGAACAGAAAAGAAACGAGATAGAAGAACAGCAACAGTCAGAGGAAGAGGCCCTCGAAGATCAAAGAGATCAGATCAAACAACAGGCCTCAAAATACCTGACAAAAAACGCGAAGGAAAGAATGGGCAACATCCGCGTTGCTCAACCCGACCTTGCTTCCAGCATCGAGATGCAGATTGCTCGACTGGGCCGCTCAGGAAGAGTGGAAAAAGTTACAGACGAGCAGCTTAAAGACATATTGAAATCCTTCCAGAGTGAGAAGGAGAAAAACAGTTCAGATATAAAGTTCAGGAGGTGA
- a CDS encoding aminopeptidase has product MTSQRIQDFAKVLVERAAEIEEGDNVYLLSKSVESKELFDEVRRQIIKKGAYPHEHFVYDSQISSEGLDYDWVKHGTKEQMKHMSEAKLQEMQKMDAYIRIGGGDNEKELAGLNSEKISARKEATQDILTERLDKRWVTTRYPTDAMAQEAGMPTQEFRDFVIEAVTEVDWEGLEEKNAEIKEVFDGAEEVRIEAEDTELTLSLEGREGVCDNGDHNIPAGEVFYAPIKESLEGHIKFTYPGIASGNEVAGIYLEFENGKVADYSAEKNEEYLEKMLDTDEGAKRVGELGIGTNRQITDHIKNTLFDEKIGGTIHLALGRAYEECAPEDVRNQSGIHWDIVKELRNGGKIYVDGELVQENGEWVFQ; this is encoded by the coding sequence ATGACATCCCAGCGAATCCAGGACTTTGCCAAAGTACTAGTCGAAAGAGCAGCAGAAATCGAAGAAGGAGACAACGTATACCTACTATCCAAGTCAGTAGAATCCAAAGAACTTTTCGACGAAGTCAGAAGACAGATAATAAAGAAAGGAGCATACCCACACGAACACTTCGTGTACGACTCACAGATCAGCAGCGAAGGCCTGGACTACGACTGGGTAAAACACGGAACAAAAGAACAAATGAAACACATGTCAGAGGCCAAACTCCAGGAAATGCAGAAAATGGATGCATACATCCGGATCGGTGGAGGCGACAACGAGAAAGAACTAGCAGGCCTCAACTCGGAGAAAATATCAGCCAGAAAAGAAGCCACACAGGATATTCTAACGGAAAGACTCGACAAGAGATGGGTCACCACAAGATACCCTACAGATGCAATGGCCCAGGAAGCAGGAATGCCAACACAAGAGTTCAGAGATTTCGTAATAGAGGCAGTTACAGAGGTCGACTGGGAAGGCCTTGAAGAGAAAAACGCGGAGATCAAAGAAGTCTTCGATGGAGCGGAAGAGGTCAGGATAGAGGCCGAAGATACTGAATTAACTTTGAGTCTTGAAGGCCGTGAAGGAGTATGCGACAACGGCGATCACAATATTCCTGCGGGTGAGGTTTTCTACGCCCCAATTAAGGAATCTCTGGAGGGTCATATTAAGTTCACTTATCCTGGAATTGCCTCAGGTAACGAAGTAGCTGGAATCTACCTGGAATTCGAAAACGGAAAAGTAGCGGACTACTCCGCAGAGAAAAACGAGGAATACCTGGAGAAAATGCTGGACACCGACGAAGGCGCAAAAAGGGTTGGAGAACTTGGTATTGGAACCAACCGTCAGATCACAGACCACATCAAGAACACGTTATTCGACGAAAAAATCGGGGGTACAATCCACCTGGCTCTTGGAAGAGCTTACGAGGAATGTGCACCAGAAGACGTCAGAAACCAGTCCGGAATCCACTGGGACATCGTCAAGGAACTCAGAAACGGCGGAAAAATATACGTTGACGGAGAACTAGTCCAGGAAAACGGAGAATGGGTGTTCCAGTGA
- the ppsA gene encoding phosphoenolpyruvate synthase: MPNVLWFENITADDTSRVGGKSANLGELQNEVDVPVLPGFATTADAYEQFMKETGLKSTIENLLSDLDVDDVNNIQKRGEKIRGHIQDADMPEDLRKSFVKSYRELEEKLGVDEPKVAVRSSATAEDLPGASFAGQQDTYLNVSGEKELIQKIKACFASLFTNRAISYREDKGFSHFDVKLSAVVQKMGRSDTGSAGVMFTMDPDSGFEDVVTINAAYGLGDLVVAGEVNPDEFTVLKRNLGILERKVGDKEIKLVRSEEEGKDNERVKVPQDEREKFCVTDNQVKELAKYGLKIEEHYGKPMDIEWVLDGQTKELYIVQARPETVQSEKDENVIKDYKLREESEVLLEGSAIGSKIGSGEAHVLDSPKQIDQFEEGEVLVTDMTDPDWEPIMKKAGAIITNKGGRTSHAAIVSRELGVPAVIGTETATSSLHDGQDVTVDGSSSTGKIWEGELDFDIEEHHLDEIPETETDVQINIGEPSEVFNLAQLPVDGVGLAREEFIISSHVGEHPLHLIEQDRGDEYVEALRSGIGKIAAAFYPDQVVVRLSDFKSDEYAQLEGGEKYEPDEANPMLGFRGASRYYDEEFTKAFELECKALRKCVDELGLDNLTVMVPFCRTMEEARKVRAKMKEYGLDKGDIEVYVMAEIPANILRAEEFSEMFEGFSVGTNDLTQLTLGVDRNSDKLKHVFDERDEAVKKSVRTLINKAHRKDRHVGICGDAPSTHDEYAEFLVDAGIDAISVSPDVALETIMKVAEIEENQDERSSVEVEVDVEADIGSTAGQIYDTLNQQGTATANKILETASGVNSNKLNQALGWLAKEGKIEVEEDDDGKKYSLR, encoded by the coding sequence ATGCCGAACGTACTCTGGTTCGAAAACATTACAGCAGACGATACTTCCCGCGTGGGAGGTAAAAGCGCTAACCTCGGAGAACTTCAAAACGAAGTAGACGTACCTGTACTACCAGGATTCGCTACAACAGCGGACGCCTACGAACAATTCATGAAGGAAACCGGCCTCAAAAGCACAATCGAAAACCTTCTCTCAGACCTAGACGTCGACGACGTAAACAATATACAGAAGAGAGGAGAAAAAATCAGAGGCCACATCCAAGACGCAGACATGCCCGAAGACCTCAGAAAAAGCTTTGTAAAATCATACAGAGAACTCGAAGAAAAACTGGGAGTCGACGAACCAAAAGTAGCAGTACGTTCCTCCGCAACAGCAGAAGACCTGCCAGGAGCAAGCTTCGCAGGCCAGCAAGACACATACCTCAACGTATCAGGAGAAAAAGAACTAATTCAGAAAATCAAGGCCTGCTTCGCATCCCTATTCACAAACAGAGCAATCTCATACCGTGAAGACAAAGGATTCAGCCACTTCGACGTCAAACTTTCCGCAGTAGTCCAGAAAATGGGCCGCTCCGACACAGGAAGCGCAGGAGTCATGTTCACCATGGATCCAGACAGCGGATTCGAAGATGTAGTCACAATCAACGCAGCATACGGCCTAGGAGACCTCGTCGTCGCAGGCGAAGTAAACCCGGACGAATTCACAGTACTGAAAAGAAACCTTGGAATACTTGAACGAAAAGTCGGCGACAAAGAAATCAAACTCGTAAGAAGCGAAGAAGAAGGAAAAGACAACGAAAGAGTCAAAGTACCACAGGACGAAAGAGAAAAATTCTGCGTAACCGACAACCAGGTCAAGGAACTCGCAAAATATGGCCTGAAAATCGAAGAACACTACGGAAAACCAATGGACATCGAATGGGTTCTAGACGGCCAAACCAAAGAACTCTACATCGTACAGGCCCGGCCAGAAACCGTACAGTCCGAAAAAGACGAAAACGTAATCAAAGACTACAAACTCAGAGAAGAATCTGAAGTACTTCTCGAAGGATCAGCCATCGGATCAAAAATCGGATCCGGAGAGGCCCACGTCCTCGACAGTCCGAAACAGATCGACCAGTTCGAGGAAGGAGAAGTCCTCGTAACAGACATGACTGACCCAGACTGGGAGCCAATCATGAAGAAGGCCGGAGCAATCATCACCAACAAAGGAGGCCGAACAAGCCACGCAGCAATCGTATCCAGAGAACTCGGAGTACCAGCAGTAATCGGAACAGAAACAGCGACATCCAGCCTCCACGATGGACAGGACGTAACAGTAGACGGCAGCAGCTCAACAGGAAAAATCTGGGAAGGAGAACTCGACTTCGACATCGAAGAACACCACCTAGACGAAATACCGGAAACAGAAACCGATGTACAGATCAACATCGGAGAACCATCAGAGGTCTTCAACCTCGCACAGCTACCAGTCGACGGAGTAGGCCTAGCAAGAGAAGAATTCATCATTTCCAGCCACGTAGGAGAACACCCTCTCCACCTCATCGAACAGGACAGAGGAGACGAATACGTAGAGGCCCTCAGATCCGGAATTGGAAAAATCGCGGCAGCATTCTACCCAGACCAGGTAGTAGTCAGACTATCCGACTTCAAATCCGACGAATACGCACAGCTTGAAGGAGGAGAAAAATACGAGCCAGACGAAGCCAACCCAATGCTCGGATTCAGAGGAGCATCCCGCTACTACGACGAAGAATTCACAAAGGCCTTCGAACTCGAATGCAAGGCACTGCGCAAATGCGTCGACGAACTAGGCCTTGACAATCTGACAGTCATGGTACCTTTCTGCAGAACCATGGAAGAAGCCAGAAAAGTCAGGGCAAAGATGAAAGAGTATGGCCTAGACAAGGGAGACATAGAGGTATACGTCATGGCTGAGATACCAGCCAACATCTTGCGTGCTGAGGAGTTTTCAGAGATGTTCGAAGGATTCTCAGTAGGTACGAACGACCTCACACAGCTCACACTTGGAGTCGATCGAAACAGCGACAAACTGAAACACGTATTCGACGAAAGAGATGAAGCCGTCAAGAAATCAGTAAGAACCTTGATCAACAAGGCCCACAGAAAAGACAGGCACGTAGGAATCTGTGGAGACGCACCATCCACCCACGACGAATACGCAGAATTCCTTGTAGACGCAGGAATCGACGCCATCTCAGTGTCACCAGACGTGGCCCTCGAAACAATCATGAAAGTAGCAGAGATCGAGGAAAATCAGGACGAAAGAAGCAGCGTAGAAGTAGAGGTAGATGTAGAGGCCGACATAGGAAGTACCGCAGGCCAGATCTACGACACACTCAACCAGCAAGGAACAGCAACAGCCAACAAGATACTGGAAACAGCATCAGGAGTCAACTCCAACAAGCTAAACCAAGCTCTCGGATGGCTGGCAAAAGAAGGCAAAATAGAAGTAGAGGAAGACGATGACGGGAAAAAATACTCCCTGAGATAA
- the rpl39e gene encoding 50S ribosomal protein L39e (part of the polypeptide exit tunnel in the 50S ribosomal complex) has translation MSSNKSLGKKKRLSKANKTAKSAPRWVSLKAFGMDRAMKRSIKPRKSRHWRRNDTDE, from the coding sequence ATGAGTTCAAACAAGTCACTAGGTAAGAAGAAAAGGCTTTCAAAGGCCAACAAGACAGCTAAATCTGCTCCACGGTGGGTTTCACTGAAAGCATTCGGTATGGACAGAGCAATGAAGAGATCCATCAAGCCTCGTAAGAGCCGCCACTGGAGACGGAACGACACAGACGAGTAA
- the rnz gene encoding ribonuclease Z, whose protein sequence is MDIWTVGTSSAVPTEERGLPANLINYNGERILFDCGEGTQRRLMMDKLGLMKISKIFISHWHADHFSGLLGLIQTMELEGREKPLYIYGPPRTEEFTDRILDTGYFRRSYDIFVEDLVEGDEIVGEGYEVRPFEVEHGINAFGFVFEEEDQKKVNKDKMKELGLEQSPKIGELKQGETVEFDGQKIRPEDIIEDMPGRKIVYSGDTAKCDNMIKNAENADLLIHEATCSHEMIDERDGHTSAKQAAEIADESNVEKLALTHLSRRYRNNTQKLREEAQEVFENTVVAKDGQKFEVKPHRPEKQ, encoded by the coding sequence ATGGACATCTGGACGGTCGGAACATCAAGCGCAGTACCAACAGAGGAAAGAGGCCTTCCCGCAAATCTAATCAACTACAACGGAGAAAGAATACTATTCGACTGCGGAGAAGGAACCCAACGCAGACTGATGATGGACAAACTAGGCCTCATGAAAATATCAAAAATATTCATCAGCCACTGGCACGCCGACCACTTCTCAGGCCTACTAGGCCTAATCCAAACCATGGAACTCGAAGGCCGGGAAAAACCGCTCTACATCTACGGCCCTCCAAGAACAGAGGAATTCACAGACAGAATCCTTGACACCGGCTACTTCCGCAGAAGCTACGACATCTTCGTCGAAGACCTGGTAGAAGGAGATGAAATAGTCGGAGAAGGCTACGAAGTAAGGCCTTTCGAAGTAGAACACGGAATCAACGCGTTCGGATTCGTATTTGAGGAAGAAGACCAGAAAAAAGTCAATAAGGACAAAATGAAAGAACTAGGCCTCGAACAATCACCTAAAATCGGAGAACTAAAGCAAGGAGAAACAGTAGAGTTCGACGGCCAGAAAATAAGGCCTGAAGATATAATTGAAGACATGCCCGGTAGAAAGATTGTTTACTCAGGCGACACTGCAAAATGCGACAACATGATAAAAAATGCAGAAAATGCCGACCTACTAATCCATGAAGCCACCTGCAGCCATGAAATGATAGACGAAAGAGATGGCCACACCTCGGCAAAACAGGCAGCAGAGATAGCAGACGAGTCCAACGTCGAAAAACTGGCTTTAACCCATCTATCAAGAAGGTACAGAAATAACACTCAGAAACTACGTGAAGAGGCCCAGGAAGTATTCGAAAATACTGTAGTAGCAAAAGACGGTCAGAAATTCGAGGTCAAGCCGCACAGACCTGAGAAACAGTAA
- a CDS encoding 30S ribosomal protein S19e, with amino-acid sequence MTTVYDVKAEPLIQKVAEELEDDFEAPEWSNFVKTGQHKDRTPDQDNWYHIRSAAILRKIYTDGPLGVSRLRTIYGGNKNNGHGPEHHGKASGSVIRTALQNLEEAGYVETEEGEGRVITEKGKSFLDEKSDEL; translated from the coding sequence ATGACCACAGTATACGATGTAAAAGCGGAGCCTCTGATTCAGAAAGTAGCAGAGGAACTCGAAGATGACTTCGAGGCCCCAGAATGGAGTAATTTCGTAAAAACAGGACAGCACAAGGATCGTACACCAGATCAGGACAACTGGTACCACATCAGATCCGCAGCAATCCTGAGAAAGATCTACACAGACGGCCCGCTAGGAGTCTCCAGACTCAGAACAATCTACGGAGGCAACAAGAACAACGGACACGGTCCTGAACACCACGGAAAGGCATCAGGCAGCGTAATCCGTACTGCACTTCAGAACCTTGAAGAAGCAGGCTACGTAGAGACAGAGGAAGGAGAAGGCCGAGTAATTACAGAGAAAGGTAAAAGCTTCCTCGACGAAAAGTCCGACGAACTATAA
- the thrS gene encoding threonine--tRNA ligase produces the protein MSIEVRLPDGSSLEVEENSTIQDVAYEIGTGLGDDTVAGKINGELVAKEEQVSDGDEIEIVTDQSEEYTQVLRHSAAHVFAQAMKRIYGDEVKLTIGPWTDEGFYYDIDGVDLDEEDFEEIEEEMASIIEEDLEIEREMLPREEAEEFFSDNKYKQEILAEEAGEGEEVSFYKQGEFKDLCKGPHVESTGEVGGFKLMEIAGAYWRGDEENEMLTRVYGTAFPSESELEDFLEKRREAEKRDHRRIGKEMDLFSIPDFAPGCAHFHPQGMKIRRELEDYIREKNAELGYTEVKTPELNKAELWKKTGHYEAFKEEGEMFAWEQDDTEYGLKPMNCANHSHIFDSGKKSYRELPIKLSEFGTVYRNEQSGELSGLLRVRGLTQDDGHAYMRKDQIEEEIKKHLDIIIEMYDEFGFDVNFIMETKPPKAQGPDELWEEAEEALENAMNEKVGDFEVKPEEGAFYGPKIGVEVEDAIGRKWQLGTVQLDFVIPRNYGLKYVGEDNEEHYPVMLHRAILGSIDRFMGVMIEHFAGDFPTWLAPEQVRILPVTDDNKEYAEKIKEQLSDFRVEIEDRSWTVGKKIQAAHDDNVPYMLILGDDEQEAGEISVRDREENEDRGFTVEEFREALKKEVEEKKLEPDFLQ, from the coding sequence ATGAGCATTGAAGTAAGACTACCAGACGGCTCCAGTTTAGAAGTAGAAGAAAACTCAACAATACAAGACGTAGCCTACGAAATAGGAACAGGCCTCGGAGACGACACAGTAGCCGGAAAAATCAACGGCGAACTCGTAGCCAAAGAAGAACAAGTCAGCGACGGCGACGAAATAGAAATAGTCACAGACCAGAGCGAAGAATACACTCAAGTACTAAGACACAGCGCCGCACACGTATTCGCACAGGCCATGAAGAGAATCTACGGCGACGAAGTAAAACTTACAATCGGGCCGTGGACTGATGAAGGATTCTACTACGACATCGACGGAGTAGACCTGGACGAAGAAGACTTCGAAGAAATAGAGGAAGAAATGGCCTCAATCATCGAAGAAGACCTGGAAATAGAAAGAGAAATGCTTCCAAGAGAGGAAGCAGAAGAATTCTTCTCCGACAACAAGTACAAACAGGAAATCCTCGCAGAGGAAGCCGGAGAAGGAGAAGAAGTATCCTTCTACAAACAGGGAGAATTCAAAGACCTCTGTAAAGGCCCACACGTAGAATCAACTGGAGAAGTAGGTGGCTTCAAACTAATGGAGATCGCAGGAGCCTACTGGAGAGGAGATGAAGAAAACGAGATGCTGACAAGAGTATATGGAACAGCATTCCCATCAGAATCAGAGCTGGAAGACTTCCTGGAAAAAAGACGGGAGGCCGAAAAAAGAGATCACAGAAGAATCGGAAAAGAAATGGATCTCTTCTCAATTCCTGACTTCGCACCAGGATGCGCACACTTCCACCCACAAGGCATGAAAATCAGGAGAGAACTAGAAGACTACATCAGAGAGAAAAACGCCGAACTAGGCTACACAGAAGTAAAGACACCTGAACTAAACAAGGCAGAACTCTGGAAAAAGACAGGCCACTACGAGGCCTTCAAAGAAGAGGGCGAAATGTTCGCATGGGAGCAGGATGACACAGAATACGGCCTGAAGCCTATGAACTGCGCCAACCACAGCCACATCTTCGACTCAGGGAAGAAAAGCTACAGAGAACTACCGATCAAGCTCTCAGAGTTCGGAACAGTATACAGAAACGAGCAAAGCGGAGAGCTATCAGGACTTCTAAGAGTCAGAGGGCTTACACAGGACGACGGCCACGCCTACATGCGCAAAGACCAGATCGAGGAAGAAATCAAGAAACACCTCGACATCATCATCGAAATGTACGACGAATTCGGATTCGACGTCAACTTCATCATGGAGACAAAGCCTCCAAAGGCCCAAGGACCTGACGAACTCTGGGAAGAAGCCGAAGAAGCACTAGAAAACGCTATGAACGAAAAAGTAGGTGACTTCGAAGTCAAACCGGAAGAAGGCGCATTCTACGGCCCAAAGATCGGCGTAGAAGTAGAGGACGCAATCGGCCGGAAATGGCAGCTAGGTACAGTACAGCTCGACTTCGTAATTCCACGTAACTACGGCCTCAAATACGTAGGAGAGGACAACGAAGAACACTATCCAGTCATGCTTCACAGAGCAATCCTAGGATCCATTGATCGATTTATGGGCGTCATGATCGAGCACTTCGCAGGAGACTTCCCAACATGGCTAGCACCAGAACAGGTCAGAATCCTGCCAGTAACCGACGACAACAAAGAATACGCAGAAAAAATCAAGGAACAACTTTCAGACTTCCGCGTAGAGATCGAGGACAGAAGCTGGACAGTAGGGAAAAAAATTCAGGCCGCACACGACGACAACGTGCCATACATGCTCATCTTGGGAGATGACGAGCAGGAGGCCGGAGAAATTTCTGTCAGAGATCGTGAGGAAAACGAAGACCGCGGATTCACAGTAGAAGAATTCAGAGAGGCCCTCAAAAAGGAAGTAGAGGAGAAGAAACTGGAGCCAGACTTCCTCCAGTAA